A single window of Montipora capricornis isolate CH-2021 chromosome 14, ASM3666992v2, whole genome shotgun sequence DNA harbors:
- the LOC138031329 gene encoding zinc finger protein 124-like: protein MLLVLQQTLEPSSKKKYRYSCDVCGKSFSRSNDLIGHKRIHTGDKPFICEHCGRAFRKAYDLTRHRLTHTTVKPYVCLQCNKVFRQLIHLKLHLRTHSDIGFYQCEYCGKGFNQKGSLQAHIYRHTGKRPFKCQICGKGFTLASTLNTHKRTHAPKKPFQCQFYTKAFYQKNALKTHYIASHPFANGVSLL, encoded by the exons ATGCTTCTAGTACTTCAACAGACATTAGA GCCATCATCGAAAAAGAAATACCGTTACAGTTGTGATGTGTGTGGAAAATCTTTCAGTCGCTCCAACGATTTGATTGGTCACAAACGGATTCATACCGGAGATAAGCCGTTCATCTGCGAGCACTGTGGGCGAGCCTTTCGAAAGGCATATGACCTCACCCGCCATCGCCTGACGCATACCACGGTGAAACCATACGTGTGCCTGCAGTGCAACAAGGT CTTCAGGCAGTTGATACACCTTAAATTACACTTGAGGACCCATTCAGACATAGGTTTTTACCAGTGTGAATACTGCGGCAAGGGATTCAATCAGAAAGGCAGCTTGCAAGCTCACATTTATCGCCACACTGGCAAGCGACCCTTCAAATGTCAGATTTGTGGCAAAGGTTTTACTCTGGCGTCGACTCTGAATACTCATAAGCGAACTCATGCGCCTAAGAAACCGTTCCAATGTCAGTTTTACACCAAAGCGTTTTATCAAAAAAATGCACTCAAGACGCATTATATTGCCTCGCATCCGTTTGCCAATGGTGTTAGCCTGTTGTAA